Proteins from a genomic interval of Lycium ferocissimum isolate CSIRO_LF1 chromosome 2, AGI_CSIRO_Lferr_CH_V1, whole genome shotgun sequence:
- the LOC132046625 gene encoding FHA domain-containing protein DDL, with protein MGRSDSRSPARGRGSPRRRSPSHRERSPARKRSSHAASSAVAEKPVSRARSRSPVPLSPARERPSSRNKSPKRRKSISPIREKPSSRTKSPKQAKSRSPDSKLLQGERSSGRARSPRRAKLPSPEPLSPSPRTKRLRRAERETEEKPREREPEKNHVRASDRATHREKDSDRKLSESRSPSPRTKRLRRAEREAEEKPREREPEKNHGRVSGRATYREKDSDKMVPESRSPSPRTKRLRRAERETEEKLREREPEKNHGRFSDRTTHREKDSDRMMHGEKREKKSGKDAIDNGSHKSRNGRSASPSERQHRSRHRSRSPAAGDSRAHAEGTSSRRGEHRNGEDDSLSKMEEAEKALEAKNKDKPSFELSGKLAEETNRVRGITLLFNEPPDARKPDIRWRLYVFKGGEVLNEPLYVHRQSCYLFGRERRVADIPTDHPSCSKQHAVLQYRQVEKDNPDGTSSKQVRPYVMDLGSTNGTFINETRIEPERYYELFEKDTLKFGNSSREYVLLHENSA; from the exons ATGGGGCGCAGTGACTCTAGATCACCTGCCAGGGGTCGTGGATCTCCTCGTAGGAGGAGCCCTTCACACAGGGAAAGGTCACCAGCTCGGAAAAGGAGTTCACATGCTGCAAGTTCAGCTGTAGCAGAGAAGCCTGTAAGCCGTGCAAGGTCAAGATCTCCTGTTCCGCTTTCACCTGCTCGAGAGAGGCCTTCTAGTCGCAATAAGTCCCCAAAGCGTAGAAAATCAATCTCCCCAATCAGAGAGAAACCCTCAAGTCGCACGAAGTCTCCCAAACAAGCTAAGTCAAGGTCTCCAGATTCGAAGTTGTTACAGGGAGAGAGGTCTTCAGGCCGAGCCAGGTCTCCTAGACGTGCCAAGTTGCCGTCTCCTGAACCTCTCTCACCCTCACCGCGAACAAAAAGACTAAGGAGAGCAGAGCGAGAGACTGAAGAAAAGCCGAGGGAGCGGGAGCCTGAGAAAAATCATGTGAGAGCTAGTGATAGGGCTACACATAGGGAAAAGGATTCTGACAGAAAGTTGTCTGAATCTCGCTCACCCTCTCCACGAACAAAAAGACTAAGGAGAGCAGAACGGGAGGCTGAAGAAAAACCGAGGGAGCGGGAGCCTGAGAAAAATCACGGGAGAGTTAGTGGTAGGGCTACATATAGGGAAAAGGATTCTGACAAAATGGTGCCTGAATCTCGCTCACCCTCACCACGAACAAAAAGACTAAGGAGAGCAGAACGAGAGACTGAAGAAAAGTTGAGGGAGCGGGAGCCTGAGAAAAATCATGGAAGATTTAGCGATAGGACTACACATAGGGAAAAGGATTCTGACAGAATGATGCACggtgaaaagagagagaaaaaatcaGGAAAGGACGCAATAGATAATGGATCTCATAAGTCAAGAAATGGCCGATCGGCTTCACCTTCAGAACGTCAGCATAGGAGTCGGCACAGATCGAGATCACCTGCAGCAGGGGATAGTAGAGCACATGCTGAG GGGACAAGTTCAAGGAGAGGTGAACACAG GAATGGTGAAGATGACTCCTTATCTAAAATGGAGGAAGCTGAGAAGGCCTTGGAAGCTAAAAATAAA GATAAGCCTTCATTTGAGCTCTCTGGAAAGCTTGCAGAAGAAACTAATCGAGTAAGAG GTATAACACTTCTCTTCAATGAGCCACCAGATGCTAGAAAACCCGACATAAGATGGCGCTTGTATGTCTTTAAGGGTGGTGAAGTCCTTAATG AGCCTCTGTATGTTCACCGCCAAAGTTGTTATCTTTTTGGGAGAGAAAGGAGGGTTGCAGACATTCCTACGGATCACCCATCTTGCAGCAAGCAACATGCCGTCCTCCAGTACAG gcaagttgagaaggaCAATCCTGATGGCACTTCATCGAAGCAAGTAAG GCCATATGTAATGGATCTTGGGAGCACTAATGGTACTTTCATTAAT GAAACTCGTATTGAGCCAGAGAGATACTATGAGCTATTTGAAAAGGATACTCTTAAGTTTGGTAATAGTAG CCGAGAGTATGTGCTACTTCACGAGAACTCAGCATGA